The genomic stretch AAACGCATATTTCACGAACAAAGTTGTCCGTATGCATGCTTGGTGAATGAGACCCCCTGATCGTcctaatggtggtttgttaaaattgaaactcagttgtgctgtcaattattttccctctctctgcactaaaaggcagtgctgtggttggacagtgcagattaaggggctgtattattataataagatctgcTTCCTACATCACATAGGGAGCGAATGacttattttttacatgcttgcagagaatggtttaccaaaacaaattttatagcacttaaacatggaaaaagacagattttcattatatgtcacctttaagtgaTAGAATTGCCAGACATGGtagaataaaatattaatagaaAACAGAGAATTGTTAGAGAGTTGCTATCAGGGGTGTCAGAAATGACTCAGCTGTGTATGTATTACTGCATGACCAATGCCAGGCTGATCTCATTGGCACAGGTTAATAGGAGCACAATGCATAAACAATACATTGCAACATTAAGGAGTGGTTTCCTGTATAGGTcttagattaagccaggactaggcctttgtTATATTGAGGGGTTTTCCGGatagggcttatcctagtcccagactaaaatgcatgtttgagctgccttaatttaaaaaaacatcttgccctgatgtatcttaacatatataCTGGTGTGCAAACAATGGCACTGACATATTTGAATATGTGTCAGTGcaaatctgtttaaaaaaataagagatCAAACGTAGGTTTTAAGCACTGTCtggggaaaccacccctaacaATTCAGGTTAAAATTTAAATACTGAATAtcaattttattacattttattttagtcacaagcttttttgtttttcacttaAATGCTCATACAATAaagttatttattataaatatattccaATGTCATGTTGGTTACACctgaattacatttaaatgttacTATTACACCAAACAAGGCGAGCACAAATCGATATCAGGTGTGTGTATCGGGCCTCGTGATTGATTATTGCTCAAGCAAGTAGCGTTTCTTGTTAACGCACGTTACAAACGGTGACGTAAAACCGCGTTTGTTACTTAACTTGTTGCTAACACCGCTTTTCTGTTTAATCTATTATTTAGCAGGACAGATGTGGCTCAGCAAAAGAATAAAGTTATGTTTTGCTGTCTTTCTAATGACATTCCTGCTCGCCGAGTGTTACCCTCGCATGAACCCTCGTGCGTTCCAATATGGAACGAAGCAGCAACTATGGAAAAGTCAGTTTCAGGCAGCAATCCCACCTCAAATAAGCGATCCAGTTCCTCAACGACGCCAGAAAACGATAGACGTGCGTTGCAAACAAGAATCAATGGAGATCGTAATGCACGCAGATCTGTTTGCCACTGGCCTTCCTGTAGACGCAAAGGAGCTGTGGTTGGGTCCTGACTCGATGATGAACAAAGTGTCTGGAGCATCGTGTGGAGCTGTTCAGACTGGAGAATTAGAGTTTACTGTTGTTTCTAACTATAAAGATTGTGGGACCACACTGTCTGTAAGTTAACAAAAGAGCGCAGTCTCCTCATAAATCGTGTTCTTTCCTCtgtatattttgtttaatgGCTGTACCCGTGTCTCTTATAACAGACAACAAATGATTATCTGATATATTCCAATGTCCTCGTCTACTCTCCTCTCCCATCACCTGATGGTGTACTTCACCAGTATGGTGCCGTCATACCTATTCAGTGTCAGTTCCAGAGGTAAGCTGGTGCCATTACTCTGTTTTACTCTCTGCAAATGTTAGTTTACTCTACCCTTGTGTTTTAAATCTCTTAAGGCAGTATAATGTTGACAGTGCAGCAGTTGCACCCACATGGATTCCATATGCTGCCGCTATATCAGCTGCAGATTTTCTGGACTTCAACCTCAGGCTGATGAGTGGTAGGTTGCCTCAAATAAAAGCCAACACAATCTGCATGGCAGATGTGTTGTAGATGTGGACTTTAGTATGGTTTGTCAATTAGGTGTTGTGCTAATATTAGCTTGACAGACTTGTGTATTATTCTGTTAAAGATGACTGGCAGTATGAGAGGGGTTCAAATGTCTATTTTCTTGGTGATCCGATACACCTACAAGCATCAGTGACCTTGGCCAATCACTTGCCCCTTCTTCTATTTGTTGATCATTGTGTGGCGACACCGACTCCTAATGTGGATGAAAGTGAGCTTCAGTATTCCTTCATAGACTATAATGGGTGAGTTTAACAGTTTCTTAATGCAGTATTAATGAGAGATTAGACTTAACCTGCTTTTACAAAAGTCTATGTTATGAGACTTTTACAGTTAAACCATATGCGTAACATACAATTTTGCCCAAGTTTGAGAATGGCTATGATTTGTTTTTCTACTCAACATCACTTGAATGGATCCATAGAAGTTAAAAAGTGACTTGCTGATTTGTAGACTGTTTTCAGATGTCTTTCAGACAGTATGCATTCATCTTCACGCTCCAAGTTCTTGCAGAGGACCGAAGGGAACAAGTTAAACCTACTATTGGATGCCTTTAGGTTTTACCGTGTGACAAGCAACTTGGTGAGCAGAGCGTTTATTAATGTTGGCAATTCAAGTAATTAAGTTCATCCAACTCATGGTTTTTACTGTGTACACAGATATTTATCACATGTTACCTAAAGGCCATTCCTGCCGCTTATTCTGTGAGCTCTCAGAATCGTGCATGTTCCTTTATTGATAAAAGGTAATGGCAAACccttaaatatttcattttaaatttctgGATCCTTATAAAAACTGTGACCCTTGCAGGTGGCAGTCTGTGGATGGAAATGATCAGGTGTGCAACAACTGTGAGCCATCCAAAAGAGGCATGGCAGATCCTGAGCCTATCCAGCCTTTACCCATCACGCTAGCCCCTCCCCTTGCCCAAAAACCAGGgcctgcattctttcacagtGTGCAACCGGGTCAATCCAAAAAACCCTTTACGCCTTCACCCATCAGGCCAACCCCTCCCCTTAGTCAACCTATTGCTCTCCATAAAGCAGGGCCTGCATTCTTCTTTAATGTGCGACCGGGTCAATCACTAGAAGCTTTAAAAACCCTTGCACAGTCAAGACAATACACCACTGGCAGTTTGTCAAAGAGAGGAACCGACTCAAACAAAGGTTGGCACAATTTTaatgtttctctttttttcaTAAACTTAAACCAGGTAAATTGCACATTGGAGGATTTTACAACACTTAATCTTTCTCTTCAGATTGGcataaaattgccactttaggTCCTCTGGTTGTGCTCCCAAAGCAAGAAACATCACAATTAACAGGATCTCTTCAGATCAACCCATCTGAAGACTCAACAGCATCTGTTACTGAGCAGCCTGAGCTTCTGAGTCCAGTGACAAATGAATCTGAAGTCAGTCAAGGGACCAAAAGCTTGAGGCAAGAAAAAGCCCTGTTCCTTAATCTTTCTGATATCCTGAGCTTAGAAGAAGGGAGTGGATTTGAATAATGAAGTCTCCCCAAATACATACAAATGAGAATAAAAGATGGAAGTTTAAACAATgtgacttaaaaaaataaaaacgttttAACATCTTGtatcttgaatttttctttgaGGTGATCTTACAGAAAACACATTCACAATAAATACACAATTTAGCAACTCCTGTTAACATTTCCTTTTTAGGTCACATCGAAATAAATAGTACAACCATATCCATACCTTCAATTGGCGTGATTAACAAAGTTACAAAAGTAGCGTAGGCTATTTTTTCATTGACATCATAGATTTTGATCTGATGTGTTTCATAGTCTCTTTGATGTTGTTGTCCTCGGGTTTCATTTTCACCAAATGTACCATTCTTCGGAAACCATCCACCAGACCTGCTCCAGTCAATGAAGAACAAGGCTGAATGAACCAGTCTCGGCCACTACAAATCTTTCTCAAATTAAACCGTTCTGTGATCTCCTTTACGGTTTCAGCTTCTTCAATATCCTGCTTGTTGGCAAGAACAACGACTGGCAGTCCCCTGAGGTGGTCGCTCTTTAAAGTCTGTTCCAACACTCGTTTGGCCTCGTCCAGTCGCTTACCATCAGAAGAGTCCACCACAAACACAATTCCAGCCGAGTCTTGGTAGAAATTTCTCCAGAGTTTTCGCATCTCATCCTGGCCACCGACGTCCCAGACAGTCAGGGCAATTTTCTCCCTGCTTTTCTTTGCTTCAATCATTTCTACGTTGAAGCCTATTGTTGGAACTGTGTGGAAGTTTTCATTGtatttaagcttgtaaagcaggGTTGATTTACCGGCTCCGTCAAGGCCTAGGAGGAGAATACGCACTTCAGGTTTTTGCCTGGATCCAGTTTGGCCCATGTCAAATGTTCAAAAAACAAACGCGTCTCGCAGGCTTTACCTAACAAATGAGTTTGCTTAAGATGTTGTCCGTGTTACTCGGTGATGTATTATATTAGGCTTATCTGTGTGACCGGTTGATTAACGGGGTCAAAGTGTGATGGGGCACCACCCAATTGATATCCTAGGGATCCCTGTAAAGGTGCGTCTGTGTGTTTTAAATCTTtacaaaaacatgcattttacatAAGCTTTTCCATACTTTAATTGAATCTTTTGTCAGATTCTTGTGTTTGAAATTCTCAATGCTATGTTTTGTTTTACATAAAAGTTAAATAGTTACAATAACATTACAATTACAAACAACACAAAGTTAAAGTTGCCTCTTTCCCTGAGACCATATAAAGAAagtaaatgaaaaataatactGTCTTGAATTGGATTTATAGCAGCCTTTCCATTTCATTCATCAGTTTGAGTCATATACAGTAGGTAATAAACAGTCCTCTTAAAATTTGCATAactaaaaacttttgttttaaagaaagaaagaaatcttCAAAGAAGTGCATCATACTGCTTCCATTTCAGTACAATGAAAAGTTAAAGGATTATTTTTCTCTCGTGCATTCACGGATCCTTATCACACCATCCCAAATTTTCCAGATACTGTTGACTGGATTATTCATCCGGATGGATTTCAGGAAGGAACGGAACTTCCTCCAGCAATGGAGAGCCATATTTATCCACTTGCGATCATTTACCTTTGTCTTCCCATGGTGTTATCTATCCACACCCCACCAGTTGGGTCCGCCACAAAAACCAGCCCGGCACAGTCGTCATGACTGTTGCAGCCGTGCCGTCGTCTGTCCGCCGGAGTCCTCGTGTCATTCTGTTCTGATCGCAGTTTCCCATGAGAAATGTCAGCAATCCGTTTCTCGGTCAACATTATAGTCGTAAGTGTCGCGGTCTCGTTAAATTGTTCGTGAACTTTCTCAGATGTCGTTGAACTACACTGGCCCATatctttaatatatatatgcaaAAATCCTTAGAGATGGAGGTCTGTGCTGCGTCGAAGGTTTCTGCCAAAATGATCAAAATACACGCGTATATATTACAGCCAGCCACTGAATGTTTGGGTTCACGCCCCCTTGTGCCCGGTTGACAATTCCAGAAAGATTACTCAGGGTAAACATGACTATATGGAGCTTTCGTACTGAACTCCACGGTGTTGGTGCTATTCTTGGGTTTTACACCTGGTCCCGGTTGTCACGATGGTTTGGATATGTTAGGTCGTTGGACTTCTCATCGTCCCGATGCGCGTCACTGTTGCTTCAGATGTAGCGCTGCGGTTAAAGTTGCGTGCACGTGGACAGTGCAAACGCGCGTTCCCACTTCCAGTAATGTCGCACATAGTCAGGAAGAATCCAAATAGGGATACGTcatcgttattttatttatttatgagcTCATGCTACAGTTTAAACAACAAATCAAGGCTATCTCCTACTGAAAAAGACCAGCTGACCAGAGACATTTAATCCTGGCTCGCTGAAAAGAGCATAAACACTAAAACGTTTAGCAATTGAAGTCTATATTGATAGTCTATTATATTAGAAATGTTAGGAAAATATACTATTAATATAATACTAACGGCAAAAATATTTAACTAAATGTGCAATACTGTAACCCACTGTCaattcatatttgtttttcttgcTAATAAAGCAACAGAAATCATCACAAATTCTAATGGAATGCATTAGGAACCCTCAGCTGTTtaccaataaaaccattaaaaaatgttttgtgtagGATTAACATCCCACCTTTAGAACCCAACACATTACCACTAGAGACCATCAGATTCCATTATACTTTTCTTTAAAACCAATACAATTCCCATAGTAGTAATCATCCAAACCATTcgaatttctgtgatggttttcaGCAGAGTTATCAatctatataaatattatattatacccCTTTGGGGTCAACAGGCCTGACATGCATACAGTTTTGAATttttgaattgctaaaacacatttttgaaaccatcactcattttctcaaaaccttaaacacaaatccaaATTGTCAAACTAAATTCACAGAACCCCCGACTCTtctgtactcaaaatcaaactaagctttcaaatcattcACACATAagtctaaaatataaaacactagacactaccttaaaaaattgtaaacacAACATACAGGACATGTGCTTACAGAAAAATTcatgtttattgtatataaacacacacttataatgaatactttactgtaagtactgaaAGTAATAGTACATTTTCAATATTattgtaagcagcacttgtattttgtaaaaagtcagcaatctaactgcaaattttgccaattacATCGTGTCTGGTGTCCtgttcttcctcatactcttcattcTCAGACTGTTTCCGATCCACACAACTGGTAAAAAAAtaccttaaaagtgagtagaattttgagttgtgTTTTCTTAATGACAACTgtgttgtagttgtgttcaacttttgcctgcctgtgtttagcatttataaaacaagtgcattgcagtgtaaaatgtgtttttttttgtgaaaagtttgtgtttagagtttagCAAAAAGAGTGCTtgatttgacaaatgggtttaAGTCACTATGAATTATGTTCAGAGATTGGGATTTAGTGTTTtaacaattcagaaaaactgtaatacagcattttttaatgaaatctttcaaaaatgaaaaaaggctattcCATTTTTTCCACATCGTTGTCATGTAATATTTGTTTGTACCAGTGTGATAACCACACTTGACGCAGCTTGACAGTTAAACTGGTTGAGTAAAGCTGGAAGTATAGTTAATTTTTTTCACACATCCTCGTACAGCATACTTCATTTGGCATACTTCAGAGATCTGTAAGAAGCAGTTAAGTAGGTCTAAATGGGTGAAACCACAAGTTAAATCTCAGGTAAACATCTTTGTACTCATTCATTGTATAGTTGATTAATAGGGTACTTTCTGACCTCTATGCTCAATTGTAAATGGCCTTCATTGTCGACATAGCTGGTCTCTTTTGTTTGTGCtggtggttctcaaactttttgacgagtttttttaaattatgaattaattaatgttacaaaaaaagtcataaaactgGTGCCCCCTGGCACAATCTCCATCCACCCAGTTTTTCATTGACTACCTTGTGAATCAACACCCCTACAGGGCACAGTTGACACCTTGTGGATAAACTATAGACTGTTAGTGCCAGTTGTCACCATTTTGGCTGTGCATCACCtgcggataaccgaaaatgggtagaGAGACAGGATGTGGGTAAAGCTGAGGTGGCTTGTTGCTGAAACCACCCCtgcctagctcgactctagtgacagcagtggcagccTGTCACTCAAGttgccacgcccttaattatgcagaactttaaggcttaaagcaacacaagagtttttgctttttgctctccctacaggttggaagcggaattgtccattaccaccgTCGTAAATAATTTTACAATGTATTGTACAAAAAAGAGATCAAGTCGGCATGTTAAGTATCTGTAAACCGGTATTTCTCACAAGTCTAGTAGCAGAAAAGCCAGGTCAACATCAGTCTTGCAACTCCTAGCCTCCTTCGCCTCCTCCGAAATAAAACCCTTCCTTTTCTTTGCAGGCTCCGCCATGATGACAATTGAAAAGCTGCATGAACGCTAGGTAATGGTAACTTTCTTTTATATGTATCTGCCGAATTTGCTCAGCCTGCAGGATGCTCCAGTGccataaagcaagtttttgtagttttcactcaaactacaggaccgcgacccgacggttggaaacttctttaagataagagggctgcaaagcgaatgtgaaagtgcctcCCTGTtgcgagtggatgaacgactgaaacttttttggaaaagttattttaaggtaaaaaaaaactctttgttgttgcttaaatataatgtaaacggaTGAGGTAGcaggctgtaaacattattttctgctgtaaagttggacattttaaaatgggggtctatgggaattgactcccttttggagccagcctatagcggccagtcgatgaattgcagtttaaggcacttctgtattggcttcttcagagagatcggaaggttgcccctcgggaTAAACAAATTTTCTGCACAAAAATGAAATGTGCATGTGCGATCTGTGAATTCCAAGTAaggatataaaaaaaatgaagacaGGTAATTTCAGCTTTGACTTGTTAGATTTATTTAGCACTTCAAAATTCCATTTACATTTCACACAGTGCAAGAAATTTTACTATTTTGTGGATCAACTTGTCAATATTTTTTAGTGAATGAGGAAACTAAACTTTATGAACcatttaacattaaatggtcacataatatttacattaaaaacattttcagtccGACAACTTTTATAACCATAGAATGAAAAAAAAGGTGATCTAAAGGCAGGAATGACTAAAAATTCTGGGTCCATTTAGACAATAATGAATTTGATATGGATGTATTATGAAGAACTATTAAAACGGTAACATTCTTAATCTAACCCAAGCTTACACCAACCTCATATAAAGTATAAATGATGAACAGCACCAGTGTAAAGTGAAATAGATCCCTTTAGCTGATATAAGGGGATCATGCACATCACAACTGAAGAGATGGATACTGTATTAACAGCTATCatttacaaaaacacaacaaaataaaagttctaTTTATGCATTTCTATTAAACAAAATGCCCAAAGTGCTTGTTCAAGGCAATAATGGTCCTTGTATCTGTTATGCCAATTGCTGTTCAATTCACAAATAATATTGCTCTGTGTAAGGAAGGTTGGGATACATCTTTACAGTGTGAGGCAAAATCGAAAAAGGAGTAACTTTAAAATGTGTCCGTTTGgcacaaacaaagaaaaaatcTGGTAATGCATGTGTTTGCACATGCACATGTATCTACACCACAATCGTGAGAAAAATGCTGTTACCTCTTATATTACATCATCAGACACTGTCAAGGCCATGTATCGGTTCAGTCAAATTACTCTCCAGTTTTGCCCCCAGGGTTGTTTTTAAACTTTACTACCATGACCGTGATGTTGTCGGGGCAGCCGCGGTAGAAAGACTGAAGCACAATGCTCTTTGCACCAAAGTGTGGCTCATCCAAGCGTTCCCGGACAAAGCGGACGGCCTCCTCGTTGCTAAACGCATCCCAAAGGCCATCAGACGCCAAGATCATGAACTCTGGCTGTAGCTTGTCCAGGTCAAACGTCAAGATGTCAGGGTCCGGGATGACCACGTTTAGGTTCTTCAGAGGGTAGTCGCCCAGAGAACGTGACATGGCAAGGATGCCCTGTACTCGCCAAGAACCGTTGAAACTGATGAAGCCACCTGAAGATTGCGATCAGGTTAAGTACTGCActacaatcacaaattataAAGCCAAATAATTGATATACCACAAGCAAGCTCACCTGCTCTCTTAATCCTCTTGCGCTCCTTCAGCTGGTAAGGCTTGTGGTCATGGGATAGAGCCACGGCATTGCCGTCCTTGTCGCAGAGAACACCGCGAGAGTCTCCCACGTTTGCCACAGTCAGTTCCCGGTCGGACAATAGGGCTATTAAACACGTTGTGCCTGAATATAAAGGACAATATTTCAGTCATCTGCATGCTGATGAGCTCAACCAAAATGTGACACACAACCTACTGTATGCATAACCAAGCCTGCTTACCTGCTTCGTCGTGAGAGGCGGAGAACCTCTCCACCATATCTCTGTCCACAGCCAAAATGCGCTGCTCTAGAATCGCGGGATAAGAGAGCGTGCTGTCTTTCTTTTCCCGCTCGTAGGCCTGCAGCTGCTGTTTCAAATTCTCGGGCAGGTGGGCCTTCACATAATCAGCGGCTGCCTGCGTAAAGAATGGGAACGGGAGGAAATTTGAGATGGTGCTTTTATTTGTGGATATCACATTTAAAGACATTGTCCTTGGGGAAATGCTTCCTTTAGCATTTGCGACTTTATTTGGAATTCTGTTTCACAACTAAAACATTTACTCCATTCATAATGGAGTAGGTCAATAAAATAGGGAAAGATGGGTTGTAAAACCATCCACATTTGCACACATTTTAggattacaaatatattttaagtggtaaaaagtgaaaaattaAGTAACCTCACTGGTTATGAAtattataaaagaaaaaatgtggttaaattgtgcattaaaaaaagaatgtgttttttattttgtttttcaggACTTTTCCAGTGAATTATGATGACTATAAGGTATGcagatattttatattattatttatatcctattattctaaaaaaatttattactGCAATTAAGCTTTATTCAcagcaaaaatgtatttaaagtaaCTTTTTTTTCAATATACATTTAAGGCGGTACAACAAATACTACcacataaataagaaataaaaaggCTTAAATCAAAGCTATCAACTTAAAAGGAATCTGAGAGCTCCTGCCAGATGGAGTTTGTAGCAGAATACAGATGAAGGGCCACAAAGTCTCTAGGGAAAGGTCTGAGTGTCCTTTCCAAATATTGCAAGATCACAACACATTAAGCATCGGGAATTATTTCACTCCTCATCGTCGCTCTGGATGCTCTGGATTCCTATTGGCTCCTGAGCTTCGCATAACTTCAGTTATAAGCCTTAGCCAGTGACTCAGCAATGTCATACTATAAATACAGTTATGAAACCAGAGAAGCAAACATAATACCTGTCTGCCAAAGGAAACACTGCTGCCTGCAGCCTTTTTCTCAGCCACTTCCTGAGCGACACAGAGTCGCTGCTTTTCTCAAAAGACACTCCAGAGCCTTCTGATGAATCCTATACATTATTTACATAGAAGTGCTGTCTATGCAGAACGTAAGAAGATGTATCGCAGGGTCACTTTGCACATGGCACTGGTTGTAAAACTTTAAATAGCACAGATTTGCTATGAAAATGATCCTAAGGTTAGCTTTACTGTAGATGCATTCAGTACTGCTTTCTCTGAAATGCTAGCACAGTATTAGTTGATAATACTTTTCTTACGGTAGACAGCAAATCCAAATAGTTTCCCACAGAaactaaataattaatttaGGTATTGAACATGCATTAGTGCTAATGGTTGCACCTATGCTCAAGACTCCCATATAAAATGTCACCTATAAGTTTCTTGTTCACCTTAGCCACTTTATAGCCACTAATGTGAACTCGTATCATATTGTATTGCATTACTTCATCCCTAAGTTTACAGGTAATC from Paramisgurnus dabryanus chromosome 6, PD_genome_1.1, whole genome shotgun sequence encodes the following:
- the zp3b gene encoding zona pellucida sperm-binding protein 3b; its protein translation is MWLSKRIKLCFAVFLMTFLLAECYPRMNPRAFQYGTKQQLWKSQFQAAIPPQISDPVPQRRQKTIDVRCKQESMEIVMHADLFATGLPVDAKELWLGPDSMMNKVSGASCGAVQTGELEFTVVSNYKDCGTTLSTTNDYLIYSNVLVYSPLPSPDGVLHQYGAVIPIQCQFQRQYNVDSAAVAPTWIPYAAAISAADFLDFNLRLMSDDWQYERGSNVYFLGDPIHLQASVTLANHLPLLLFVDHCVATPTPNVDESELQYSFIDYNGCLSDSMHSSSRSKFLQRTEGNKLNLLLDAFRFYRVTSNLIFITCYLKAIPAAYSVSSQNRACSFIDKRWQSVDGNDQVCNNCEPSKRGMADPEPIQPLPITLAPPLAQKPGPAFFHSVQPGQSKKPFTPSPIRPTPPLSQPIALHKAGPAFFFNVRPGQSLEALKTLAQSRQYTTGSLSKRGTDSNKDWHKIATLGPLVVLPKQETSQLTGSLQINPSEDSTASVTEQPELLSPVTNESEVSQGTKSLRQEKALFLNLSDILSLEEGSGFE
- the arl14 gene encoding ADP-ribosylation factor-like protein 14, translated to MGQTGSRQKPEVRILLLGLDGAGKSTLLYKLKYNENFHTVPTIGFNVEMIEAKKSREKIALTVWDVGGQDEMRKLWRNFYQDSAGIVFVVDSSDGKRLDEAKRVLEQTLKSDHLRGLPVVVLANKQDIEEAETVKEITERFNLRKICSGRDWFIQPCSSLTGAGLVDGFRRMVHLVKMKPEDNNIKETMKHIRSKSMMSMKK
- the ppm1la gene encoding protein phosphatase 1L — encoded protein: MIGDTMTLLSLLGRIMRYFLLRPETLFLLCISLALWSYFFHTDEVKTIVKSSRDAVKMVKGKVAEMMMNDRLGALDVLDAEFSKTWEFRNNNVAVYSIQGRRDHMEDRFEVLTDLVNRSHPSIFAIFDGHGGEAAADYVKAHLPENLKQQLQAYEREKKDSTLSYPAILEQRILAVDRDMVERFSASHDEAGTTCLIALLSDRELTVANVGDSRGVLCDKDGNAVALSHDHKPYQLKERKRIKRAGGFISFNGSWRVQGILAMSRSLGDYPLKNLNVVIPDPDILTFDLDKLQPEFMILASDGLWDAFSNEEAVRFVRERLDEPHFGAKSIVLQSFYRGCPDNITVMVVKFKNNPGGKTGE